The nucleotide sequence TTCCGTCCGCATTGCGCCATTCTACCTCGCGGCTGACGCCATGCTGAAGGAGGATTGCTTTGCCGCCCTCCGTAAGGTTAATGGACCTTCTTCCTTGTTTATCCATAATTTCGTGAGTCATTTCAGCAATAAGTACATTACTGGGTGCTACAGCTTCATCTGATTGAAGATCTTTAGTCTGTTCGGTGCTATATCTGAAATAGGTCTGTGATTGTTTGTCATAAATAAACTGCGATTCAAAAGTGTCAGATTTATCGTAGCGGATGACGGCCTCAGTTGCGGATTTCCCCTGAAGTTTCTTTCCTTCCGCCGTTTTCATAAACGGCAGCGGGTCCGGCCTCTGCGAAAGATCCGCTTTATTCAGCTCTGCACCTTTTTTTATATTTTCGGATGAGATATAAGAATTGTGCGGGGCTTTCCTGAAATCTGCCCTTTCAAAAAGCGTGCCGTCGTAAAACATACCGTTTAAGAAGTCATGGTTTCCGTCTTCAAGCAGTTCGCGCGCCTGAGGGCTCCATCCGTGGCTTATGAATAAAGCATTGTAGCCGTCGGCAAGATCAACATAATATTCTCTTGCACTCCGGACCGGACCGATCATCTCCGGAAGCTCGCTTTGATAGATGGCTAAAAACCTTGTGATGCTGCCTTCTGCAAGCACTTCATAGACAATGTCCGCTTTATGGAGTCCTGACTGCGGCCGGGCTGCAGGGTGATTGTTGATCATCACGGCAAAAGCACGGTTTCCCATGTTCTCTGAAGGAAAACCCGTCAGAGGATAGCTGCTTACTTCTTCAGCAGGAGCTGATGGTTCCTGCTTTTTCACGCTTGGATTTGGAACACTGTTCTCTTCTTTAACGCATGCTGTGCACAATGCGAGCAGCATAACTGCCGCTAACAGCCGCTGTAAGTTCTTCTTGATGGTTTTCACGTAAGTTTGACCCCTTTTGCTTCCTTT is from Bacillus sp. FSL H8-0547 and encodes:
- a CDS encoding DUF3048 domain-containing protein, translating into MKTIKKNLQRLLAAVMLLALCTACVKEENSVPNPSVKKQEPSAPAEEVSSYPLTGFPSENMGNRAFAVMINNHPAARPQSGLHKADIVYEVLAEGSITRFLAIYQSELPEMIGPVRSAREYYVDLADGYNALFISHGWSPQARELLEDGNHDFLNGMFYDGTLFERADFRKAPHNSYISSENIKKGAELNKADLSQRPDPLPFMKTAEGKKLQGKSATEAVIRYDKSDTFESQFIYDKQSQTYFRYSTEQTKDLQSDEAVAPSNVLIAEMTHEIMDKQGRRSINLTEGGKAILLQHGVSREVEWRNADGRILPYLNGEQVELVPGKTWISIVPHLNQVTLH